The following coding sequences lie in one Crassostrea angulata isolate pt1a10 chromosome 10, ASM2561291v2, whole genome shotgun sequence genomic window:
- the LOC128167847 gene encoding prostaglandin E2 receptor EP4 subtype-like has translation MDDTETNSSGINLNKTKVWESAVPPGLQFALGVVGNLIALVVLVTSAKSHKWKPFYRLVGGLALTDGGGILLVYPTVMVRYATDFTYDFPKPLCDYSSFIYTFTLISSAMIVCAMSLDRFWAILYPFKYNTNTKNRRTNIMLISIWIAGAFISSLQLMGLGSSFNYYPGSWCFLNFVGITTMDRLSSYIYSLFGLSILLTTIGLNSIVILTVCRGMNSDIRQQQTARRRKKNDIFIVIFLMIIVTVFGVCWTPLMVTILGHAGRWIHGNGARELLVLRFAVTNSIIDPWIYILLRKETFIAMKRHSRGLCKTLFDRLDIPTESGIPESTPNEVSGCGKSMEKTISTDDQISSTVLHKL, from the exons ATGGATGACACGGAAACGAACTCCTCTGGCATAAACCTCAACAAAACCAAGGTTTGGGAATCTGCCGTTCCTCCTGGCTTACAGTTTGCCTTGGGCGTGGTAGGAAATTTGATTGCTCTTGTGGTTCTGGTCACATCGGCCAAATCTCACAAGTGGAAACCTTTCTACAGGCTAGTTGGAGGTTTAGCTCTCACAGACGGGGGAGGAATTCTTCTGGTCTACCCAACAGTTATGGTTAGATATGCCACGGACTTTACATACGACTTTCCAAAACCTCTTTGTGACTACAgttcttttatatatacatttactttGATTTCTTCGGCGATGATTGTGTGTGCAATGTCCCTTGACCGATTTTGGGCGATTTTATATCCGTTTAAATACAACACTAACACGAAAAATAGGCGAACAAACATAATGTTGATTTCGATCTGGATCGCTGGAGCATTCATATCATCTCTTCAGCTTATGGGACTTGGTTCTAGTTTTAACTATTATCCTGGCTCCTGGTGCTTTCTGAATTTCGTTGGTATAACAACAATGGACAGGCTCAGCTCTTACATTTACTCGTTGTTTGGTCTATCCATTCTGTTGACGACTATTGGGCTAAACTCCATAGTGATACTGACTGTGTGCAGAGGTATGAATTCAGACATCAGACAGCAGCAGACTGCAAGACGTAGAAAGAAGAACGACATCTTCATCGTGATATTTTTGATGATAATTGTTACTGTTTTTGGTGTGTGTTGGACACCACTCATG GTCACGATACTTGGTCACGCTGGAAGATGGATACATGGTAATGGAGCCCGAGAACTGCTGGTGCTAAGATTTGCAGTGACCAATTCCATCATAGATCCATGGATTTATATCCTTCTTAGGAAGGAAACCTTCATAGCCATGAAGAGACACAGCAGGGGTCTCTGTAAAACCCTATTTGACAGACTGGATATTCCCACAGAGTCGGGTATTCCAGAATCCACTCCTAACGAAGTCAGTGGCTGCGGCAAAAGTATGGAAAAGACCATTTCCACAGACGACCAGATCTCGTCGACTGTTTTGCATAAACTTTAG
- the LOC128167848 gene encoding prostaglandin E2 receptor EP4 subtype-like, giving the protein MDQNTVVYAPTASNITKDTAKLESTIPPVLQFLFGVTGNIIAFIVLFSSRKKHKWKPFYRLVAGLALTDGGGILLIYPTVLVRYASNFTYDFPKPLCNYSSFMFIVLLTSSAMIVCAMSFDRFMAILYPLRYNNIRKKYRANITLALIWTTAAFVSSLPLMGLGSSILYYPGSWCFLNFVSTSTVDRINSIIYSLLGLMILFSTIFFNGSVIFSLCKNQIKNKVSPKTRKRSDIFNAIFLLVLVSVFAACWTPLMVVIFGNATKLIIEDDSVDLLAVRLSISNSVVDPWIYILLRREHLIAIKRKFENTFGKIIFAANSRHDAIPSTDARQKSLENTMSSGKTLSTDNLSK; this is encoded by the exons ATGGATCAGAACACTGTAGTTTATGCACCAACTGCCTCAAACATTACCAAAGACACTGCAAAGTTGGAATCAACCATCCCACCCGTTCTACAGTTTCTGTTTGGGGTTACAGGTAATATAATTGCCTTTATTGTACTTTTCTCCTCTAGAAAGAAACATAAGTGGAAGCCGTTTTACAGACTCGTCGCTGGGTTAGCTTTGACTGATGGTGGAggaattttattaatatatccAACAGTTTTGGTTAGATATGCATCAAATTTCACCTACGATTTTCCAAAACCTCTCTGTAACTACAGTTCCTTTATGTTTATAGTCCTGCTGACATCGTCTGCGATGATAGTTTGCGCAATGTCTTTCGATCGTTTCATGGCTATTCTGTATCCCTTACGCTACAATAATATTAGAAAGAAATATCGAGCTAACATCACATTAGCACTGATCTGGACTACTGCAGCCTTCGTTTCAAGCTTGCCACTGATGGGTCTTGGGTCTAGCATATTATACTATCCGGGATCCTGGTGCTTTTTGAACTTTGTTAGTACATCTACCGTGGACAGGATCAACTCTATCATTTACTCTTTGCTGGGACTGATGATTctgttttcaacaattttctttAATGGAAGTGTGATCTTCTCACTTTGCAAgaatcaaatcaaaaacaagGTTTCTCCGAAAACAAGAAAGCGAAGCGACATCTTCAATGCCATATTCTTGCTTGTATTAGTTTCAGTCTTTGCAGCTTGTTGGACTCCACTTATG GTTGTCATTTTTGGAAATGCCACCAAATTGATTATTGAGGATGATTCCGTTGACCTTCTAGCAGTTCGACTAAGCATCTCAAATTCCGTCGTGGACCCTTGGATTTACATCTTACTCAGGAGGGAACATTTAATTGCAATCAAACGGAAATTTGAAAATACGTTTGGTAAAATCATTTTTGCGGCTAACAGTAGGCATGATGCCATACCATCAACAGATGCCCGTCAAAAAAGTTTGGAAAATACCATGTCGTCAGGCAAAACACTTTCTACGGACAATTTAAGCAAGTAA